The Pogoniulus pusillus isolate bPogPus1 chromosome 3, bPogPus1.pri, whole genome shotgun sequence nucleotide sequence TAAGGGAGCGCGGCGCGGCCACGGCCTCTGCCGTCCTGCACGCTGCGACCGGTCTCCTGCACGGGGGACGCAGGGTACGCCCTCTCACCTTCTGTCCCCACCGTTTTGGGCTAGCTTAGCTTCGGGCACGGCCCGCAGGGGTCAGCGGGCGGCCTCTGCCACTCCGGACGCTTGGCCGCACGGAGACCTTAACGAAGAGCGGGCGCCCAGTGACTCAGAAACAAATGCGGAGCGACACCAGCCGATGATTTATATGACTATAATTGGTTATAAAAATCTTCTAAGTGGCTATAAGCAGACGAGAGGACCAACAGGAGGAAGAGCGAGCGTTTCCTGGGATTCGCAGGCCATTCCGCCCTGCTCCTGTCAGAGCGCACCCCGAGGCACTGGCCCTTAGGGATCGGCAgcggctgctccccagcaggcagccccttctgccgctgcctgcccggCGCTGCTGCGGGACCCGACTCAACAGCACGGGCCGGCTGTCGGAAGAGCCCCGCAGCCTCCGCGCTTTCGAGGACTGGCCCTCGTTAGCTGCTTATCCTCTTGCTGTCGGACTGCCCTGCTCACAGAGAGACGGCGGCGCCCCGGGGGAGCGGTCGGCGGGGCAACCCCCCGCCCTCTCGCCTCCCCCCGGTCCGCGCTTACCCTGGCTGCTAAGCGGGGTCTGCGCCGGCTTCCTCATCCACTCGCAGAGGCCCCGGCGCTGCCCGCTGGGGGAGAGCGACTCAGGAGCGGCGGCGTTAGCGGCGTTGAGGGGCTGCATGACCCCGGCAGAGCAGTGGGGCGCGGGGCCGGCGTGGTGGTGGGCGTgcgggtggtggtggtgatagTCGGCGGGGCTGTAGGCCATGGCGGCAGCGGGTGACCCGCCGTTGAGGCCATGGACGGCGCCGGCGGCCGCCGGCGGCCCTTGCCCATAGGCTCCCCAGTCATCGCGAAGCGGGGCCGCGTAGGGCGCAGGCCAGGCCGGGCCGGGGGACTGGGCGCTGTCGAGGTTCACATGGTAGCCGCCGTAGTCCGCGTACTGCGGGGCGCCCACGAAGTTCTGCGCCGCCAGGTTGAGTCCCCCCGAGTGTCGCACTGGGCCGGGGTACATGGGCCCGTCCTTCTCCAGGAGGTAGCTCACGTACATGCTGGCGGGGCCGCGGCGGCGGCTCTCCGCATGCTGTTGCTGCTCGGGGCTCTGGCAACGGCGCGCCTGCTGCTTGAGGAAGGGCTGcccggggcggggagggggcaggcGGAGGGGCCGCGGCCCCGCGCTGCGCTCCGCGCTCCGCGCTCCCGGCTCCCGGTCCGAATCCAATGGCCGGCAGCACTTACATGATTAACGATTGTTTACAAGGCTCTATTAGTAATGGCCCAGACACACCAAAGGCAGGTGACGTGGAGAGGCGCTGGGTATATAGCTACTACCCCTAAAAGACGATTTGCATTTAAAAAGATAAGGAGAGGGCAGCGACCTGATCACAGCTAAATATTCAAGCCTTTATTGTTTAAGAGCTTCCTCCTTCCATTGCAACCTGGTGCACTTTAACCTCCAATCAGAGGTTCAAAGGATGAAATCAAGAGACTTGCAAAAGACAGTGAGGGAGATCTAAAGGAGAGGGTGGGAATATGGGAGCCATGTATCGCAGCCGATCTGTAGGCAACACTTTAACCAACTCTTCTCCGTGCTTGAGGCTGGTGGGTGAAAAAGGGCGGAAGAGGAGGGATTTTTGATTAAAAATCCACAGAGACATTTTGTGGTGGTTGTTTTAAGCAGCAAGCCCCACCGTGATGGCCTGTTGCTTTTTCCAACGTGCTTCCCACCCGCTCCCACTCGGTCACGGGCGATGAAGGAGAGGTAAGAAGAGAAACACCCCCCTCGGAAGGCACTACGTCCTTCCCCACGCGTGTGTGCTTGCAGAGCTCCGAGGTCAGGAGCTGTGCACGCTTCCTGTCCCAGCCTAGGCCTCGAGAACGGGGTGGGATGAAGGGTAGAACCAAGTTGGAGCATCTCTCCGCCCTCAGAAATCTGAGTCAGGGCATGCACTCCGACCAAGGGGGAAACGATCCGAGTCCTGCCAGAGATCATACCCCTCGCTATCGATCCTATGGGGAACCCAGCGATTTGTCCCTGCACTCACAGTCGCTTTTCTCCACTCCGAAGCTTTGGAAACCCTCAGGAAGTATTGTCCCTTTAAGGGCGGCTCCCGGGCAAGCGTCAGCCAGCTCCCTCGGCCCAGCCTGCCCCCTTTGAAG carries:
- the CDX2 gene encoding homeobox protein CDX-2, whose protein sequence is MYVSYLLEKDGPMYPGPVRHSGGLNLAAQNFVGAPQYADYGGYHVNLDSAQSPGPAWPAPYAAPLRDDWGAYGQGPPAAAGAVHGLNGGSPAAAMAYSPADYHHHHPHAHHHAGPAPHCSAGVMQPLNAANAAAPESLSPSGQRRGLCEWMRKPAQTPLSSQVKTRTKDKYRVVYTDHQRLELEKEFHYSRYITIRRKAELASNLGLSERQVKIWFQNRRAKERKINKKKLQQAQPGGTESLSPGTPLQGPAAGTATAGLGPTAPQ